One window of the Buchnera aphidicola (Meitanaphis elongallis) genome contains the following:
- a CDS encoding NfuA family Fe-S biogenesis protein has translation MINISKLAQDHFLNLLLKQKNNTHIRVFVSYPGTPIAKCGVSFCYLEDVTKKDIKFKYDSFNVYIDKFSLPYLKDAIIDIVIENCNSQLTLMAPYAKKYNLNEDTVLQDKVKFFLNSRINPQLSSHGGNVHLINITQSGYVTLKFFGGCNGCSMIEHTLKEGIEKQLLIEFPELKGVYDITDHNRNSASYY, from the coding sequence ATGATTAATATATCTAAGTTGGCACAAGATCATTTTTTAAATTTACTTTTAAAACAAAAAAATAATACTCACATTAGAGTGTTTGTAAGTTATCCTGGAACGCCCATTGCAAAATGCGGAGTATCTTTTTGTTATTTAGAAGATGTAACAAAAAAAGACATAAAATTTAAATATGATAGTTTTAATGTGTACATTGATAAATTTAGTCTTCCATATTTGAAAGATGCAATAATAGATATTGTAATAGAAAATTGTAATTCTCAGTTAACTTTAATGGCACCTTACGCTAAAAAATATAATTTAAATGAAGACACTGTATTACAAGATAAAGTAAAATTTTTTTTAAATTCAAGAATTAATCCTCAATTATCTTCTCATGGAGGAAACGTACATTTAATAAATATTACTCAATCAGGATATGTTACTCTTAAATTTTTTGGAGGTTGTAATGGGTGTTCTATGATAGAACATACTCTTAAAGAAGGAATAGAAAAACAATTATTAATTGAATTTCCTGAGTTGAAAGGAGTTTATGATATCACTGATCATAATAGAAATAGTGCATCATATTATTAG
- the bioH gene encoding pimeloyl-ACP methyl ester esterase BioH translates to MKKFFWNTIGTGKVHLVLIHGWGFNSKIWNTLLSELNTNFTIHLVDLPGFGKNNALQFMNLKNTAKLLAQYIPQNAILLGWSMGGLIISKMALSYPEKIKGLISVSSSPCFLIRPNWPGISKNTLLKFYCQLVKNYEKTIENFIRIQTINSKYLHKDTNILKKIVLSQPKPRMSTLKKGLELLYSSDLRKEITKIKIPFLRIYGSLDALVPKTIAKILDKKLPNSQSVIINRCTHAPFISDKYKFCSIILKFSKYLNTL, encoded by the coding sequence ATGAAAAAATTTTTTTGGAACACTATAGGTACTGGAAAAGTCCATCTAGTTTTAATACATGGATGGGGATTTAATTCAAAAATTTGGAATACGTTGTTATCTGAATTAAATACCAACTTTACCATTCACCTAGTAGATCTTCCTGGATTTGGAAAAAATAATGCACTGCAATTTATGAATTTAAAAAATACAGCTAAATTGTTAGCGCAATATATACCCCAAAATGCTATATTATTAGGGTGGTCAATGGGAGGTTTAATTATTAGTAAAATGGCGTTATCTTATCCAGAAAAAATTAAAGGACTCATTAGTGTTTCCTCTTCACCATGTTTTTTAATTCGCCCCAATTGGCCAGGAATCTCTAAAAATACATTACTTAAATTTTACTGTCAACTAGTTAAAAATTACGAAAAAACTATTGAAAATTTTATAAGAATACAAACAATAAATTCTAAATATCTACATAAAGATACTAATATTTTAAAAAAAATTGTACTATCTCAACCTAAACCTAGAATGTCAACATTAAAAAAAGGATTAGAACTACTTTATTCATCAGACTTAAGAAAAGAAATAACCAAGATAAAAATACCTTTTTTGAGAATATACGGTTCTTTAGATGCATTGGTCCCCAAAACAATAGCTAAAATATTAGATAAAAAGTTACCTAATAGTCAATCTGTAATAATAAACAGATGTACTCACGCTCCGTTTATTTCTGATAAATATAAATTTTGCTCCATAATATTAAAGTTTTCTAAATACTTAAACACTTTATAA
- the ssb gene encoding single-stranded DNA-binding protein encodes MASRGVNKVILIGYLGQDPEVRYMQNGGAVANVTLATSDTWKDKNTGEIREKTEWHKIVFFNRLAEIAGEYLKKGSQVYIEGSLQTKKWQDQNGIDRYVTEIIVSVGGTMQMLSNNRNINNRSSSIEHSKSTVNEVNKETSKNSQENYDSNKIIDNNSSSLDFDDEDIPF; translated from the coding sequence ATGGCTAGTAGAGGAGTAAATAAAGTTATTCTTATAGGATATTTAGGGCAAGATCCAGAAGTTAGGTATATGCAAAATGGAGGAGCAGTTGCTAATGTGACATTAGCTACATCTGATACTTGGAAAGATAAGAATACTGGAGAAATAAGAGAAAAAACAGAATGGCATAAAATTGTTTTTTTTAATAGATTGGCTGAAATTGCAGGAGAATATTTAAAAAAAGGTTCTCAAGTATATATTGAAGGATCATTACAGACTAAAAAATGGCAAGATCAAAATGGAATAGATCGTTATGTTACAGAGATTATTGTTAGCGTTGGTGGAACAATGCAAATGTTGAGTAATAATCGTAATATTAATAATCGTTCTTCTTCAATAGAACATTCGAAGAGTACTGTGAATGAAGTAAATAAAGAAACATCTAAGAATAGTCAAGAAAATTATGATTCTAATAAGATTATAGATAACAATTCTAGTAGTTTAGATTTTGATGATGAAGATATTCCTTTCTAA
- the dnaB gene encoding replicative DNA helicase: protein MSEKKMFHNQIEERITLPYSLEAEQSILGGLMLDNEQWDCITEIITEDDFFSFPHRLIFKEMQYLLDRGCPIDLITLSESLEQKRELENIGRFSYLAELSKNIPSTANILTYAEIVRDHSIVREIIQIARKIIKIGCNLKGQTSKELLNLAESKIFNITENRLKQKNGPKNIEQMLDSTLKNIEILFNTSHKGITGISTGYQDLNKKTSGLQPSNLIIIAARPSMGKTTLAMNICENIAMTYEKPVLIFSLEMSGEQIMMRMLSSLSRVNQEQLRTGKLNDEDWSRVSSTINILLKKKNMYIDDSSTLTPTEMRSRSRKIYRENNGLSLIMVDYLQLIKVPSLIGNRTLEIAEVSRTLKALAKELQVPIIALSQLNRLLEQRGDKRPINSDLRESGSLEQDADLIMFIYRDELYHKNTDLKGIAEIIIGKQRNGPIGTIKLTFNGHWSRFDNYSESQFNNE from the coding sequence ATGTCAGAAAAAAAAATGTTTCATAATCAAATTGAAGAACGTATTACACTTCCATATTCCTTAGAAGCAGAACAATCTATTTTAGGAGGTTTAATGCTGGATAACGAACAATGGGATTGTATAACAGAAATAATTACAGAAGATGATTTTTTTAGTTTTCCTCATCGATTAATTTTTAAAGAAATGCAATATTTATTAGATCGCGGATGTCCTATCGATCTTATTACGTTATCAGAATCTTTAGAACAAAAAAGAGAGTTAGAAAACATAGGAAGATTTTCTTATTTAGCAGAATTATCTAAAAACATTCCTAGTACCGCTAACATTTTAACTTATGCTGAAATAGTTCGAGATCACTCTATTGTCCGTGAAATTATTCAAATCGCACGTAAAATTATCAAAATTGGCTGTAACTTAAAAGGTCAAACTAGCAAAGAACTATTAAATTTAGCTGAATCAAAAATATTCAATATTACAGAAAATAGATTAAAACAAAAGAATGGACCTAAAAATATAGAACAAATGCTAGATTCTACTTTAAAAAATATAGAAATATTATTCAATACATCCCACAAAGGAATTACAGGAATTAGCACAGGATACCAAGATCTCAATAAAAAAACGTCAGGATTACAACCATCCAACTTAATCATTATTGCTGCTCGTCCTTCTATGGGGAAAACAACGCTTGCCATGAACATTTGTGAAAATATTGCTATGACCTATGAAAAACCAGTTTTGATTTTTAGTTTAGAAATGTCAGGAGAACAAATAATGATGAGAATGTTATCATCTCTATCTCGAGTAAATCAAGAACAGCTAAGAACAGGAAAGCTAAACGATGAAGATTGGTCTCGCGTCTCAAGTACTATAAATATTTTACTAAAGAAAAAAAATATGTATATTGACGATTCATCAACACTAACACCTACTGAAATGCGATCTAGATCGCGTAAAATTTATCGAGAAAATAATGGGTTAAGTTTAATTATGGTTGATTATTTACAATTGATAAAAGTACCATCACTAATAGGAAACCGAACATTGGAAATAGCTGAAGTTTCTAGAACATTAAAAGCACTAGCAAAAGAACTACAAGTTCCCATCATAGCACTATCACAATTAAATCGATTACTAGAACAAAGAGGAGACAAAAGGCCAATTAATTCTGATTTACGAGAATCGGGTTCTTTAGAACAAGATGCAGACTTAATTATGTTCATATATCGAGATGAATTATATCATAAAAACACAGATTTAAAAGGTATTGCCGAAATAATTATAGGAAAACAAAGAAACGGGCCAATTGGAACGATTAAATTGACATTTAACGGACATTGGTCACGATTCGATAATTACTCTGAATCACAATTTAACAACGAATAA
- the gshB gene encoding glutathione synthase — protein sequence MKIKLGIIMDPISSINIKKDSSFSILLEAQKRKYTIYYMEISDLYLRNNQPFSKTKLLYLKNNPKKWYSFKKSNDILLLNLDIILMRKDPPINDQYIYITYILEQAEHQGVLVINKPQSLRDFNEKLFTIWFPEFIPCTLITNDISKIYNFLHQHKDIIIKPLNGMGGLSIFRVKKHDSNTMVIIETMTNHGKKLCISQKYLTDIQHGDKRILIIDGKPFPWCLARIPKTGENRGNLAAGGTGKVQKLTSYDWNIANSIANVLKRKGLCFVGLDIIGTKLTEINITSPTCIQEIEFKCKISISNIILNAIENNLISRNVLNN from the coding sequence ATGAAAATAAAATTAGGAATCATAATGGATCCTATTTCTTCTATTAATATAAAAAAAGACTCTAGCTTTTCTATACTACTAGAAGCACAGAAAAGAAAATATACAATATATTATATGGAAATATCAGATCTATATCTAAGAAATAATCAACCTTTCTCCAAAACTAAATTATTGTATCTTAAAAATAATCCAAAAAAATGGTATTCTTTCAAAAAATCAAATGATATTTTATTATTAAACTTAGATATAATTTTAATGCGAAAAGATCCTCCTATCAATGATCAATACATATATATTACCTATATTCTTGAACAAGCTGAACATCAAGGTGTACTTGTAATTAACAAACCTCAAAGCCTTAGAGATTTTAATGAAAAATTATTTACTATATGGTTTCCAGAATTTATACCGTGTACTCTAATTACCAATGACATATCCAAAATTTATAATTTTTTGCATCAACATAAAGATATTATAATTAAACCTTTAAACGGGATGGGTGGATTATCTATTTTTCGAGTAAAAAAACATGATTCTAATACCATGGTTATAATCGAAACTATGACTAATCATGGAAAAAAATTATGTATATCTCAAAAATATTTAACAGACATCCAACATGGAGATAAGAGAATATTAATTATTGATGGTAAACCTTTTCCATGGTGTTTAGCTAGAATTCCTAAAACTGGTGAGAATAGAGGCAACTTAGCTGCAGGAGGGACAGGAAAAGTACAAAAACTTACTTCATATGATTGGAATATAGCTAATTCCATAGCTAATGTATTAAAAAGAAAAGGATTATGTTTTGTGGGACTAGATATTATCGGAACAAAACTAACAGAAATCAATATTACTAGTCCAACATGCATACAAGAAATTGAATTCAAATGTAAAATATCCATCAGCAATATTATTTTAAATGCTATAGAAAATAACTTAATTAGTAGAAATGTTTTAAATAACTGA
- a CDS encoding YqgE/AlgH family protein — MNLQNHFLIAMPNLNHPFFKKSVIYIWKHNKDGAMGIMINKPIANLTIKTILNKLKIQIPFKNLPNHLNKSVIIGGPISENRGVILHSLKEKFVSSILISNNIFITSSQDVLEYVANCQNIDNILMILGHCVWKNNQLEKEILNNIWLTSLANTNILFHTPLSERWMKSVRNIGIDINRLTTNFGHA; from the coding sequence ATTAACTTACAAAACCATTTCTTAATTGCTATGCCTAATTTAAACCATCCTTTTTTTAAAAAATCTGTCATATATATATGGAAACATAATAAAGATGGAGCAATGGGAATTATGATAAATAAACCTATTGCAAACCTAACAATAAAAACAATATTAAATAAGCTTAAAATTCAAATACCATTCAAAAATCTTCCTAATCATTTAAATAAATCTGTAATAATAGGAGGACCCATATCTGAAAATCGTGGTGTTATTCTACATTCTTTAAAAGAAAAATTTGTTTCTAGTATTCTTATATCAAACAATATTTTTATTACATCATCTCAAGATGTCTTAGAATATGTTGCTAACTGTCAAAACATTGATAATATATTGATGATATTAGGTCATTGTGTATGGAAAAACAACCAACTAGAAAAAGAAATACTAAACAATATTTGGCTAACATCATTAGCAAACACTAACATTCTCTTTCATACTCCCTTATCTGAACGTTGGATGAAATCAGTTCGTAATATCGGAATAGATATAAATAGGTTAACTACAAATTTTGGACATGCATAA
- the ruvX gene encoding Holliday junction resolvase RuvX has product MIFLAFDFGIKRIGVAVGQKITNTAQTLPLIKVKNEKINLNQFKTLFLEWKPHSIIIGLPLNMNGTQQNITKKSKQFSKKLFKNFKIPIFLHDERLTTIEAKTTLFEKNGFKSLIKNKTDSTAAAIILESWLINNTHV; this is encoded by the coding sequence ATGATTTTTTTAGCATTTGATTTTGGAATCAAAAGAATTGGAGTAGCAGTAGGGCAGAAGATAACCAATACTGCACAAACTTTACCTCTTATAAAAGTAAAAAATGAAAAAATAAACTTAAACCAATTCAAAACGTTATTCTTAGAATGGAAACCGCACTCTATAATTATTGGTCTACCACTAAATATGAACGGTACTCAACAAAATATTACAAAAAAATCAAAACAATTTTCAAAAAAATTATTTAAAAATTTCAAAATACCTATTTTTTTACATGATGAAAGACTAACAACAATAGAAGCAAAAACAACACTATTTGAAAAAAACGGATTTAAATCTTTAATAAAAAACAAAACCGACTCAACTGCTGCTGCCATTATTCTAGAAAGTTGGTTAATAAATAATACACATGTTTAA
- the leuA gene encoding 2-isopropylmalate synthase: MTQQLIIFDTTLRDGEQSLKASLSSKKKLEIAFALERLGVDVIEVGFPVSSPGDFKSTLLISKNIKDSKICGLARCVYKDIDIAAEAMKGASAFRIHIFLGTSNLHVKSKLRKTFDEIIEMAVCSIKRARKYTDDVEFSCEDAGRTSLDNLCRIVEIAIQSGATTVNIPDTVGYTIPSQFENIITSLYHRVPNIDNAIISIHCHNDLGMAVANSISAIQAGARQVEGTINGIGERAGNTALEEVIMAIKIRKDIFHLHTNIKYEEIYNTSKIVSTICGMMISANKAIVGSNAFSHSSGIHQDGVLKNRKNYEIIIPETIGLKQVTLNLTSRSGRAAIKHYMSKMGYKEDIDYDLGNLYSSFLKLADKKGQVFDYDLEILAFSKSYGKLFEHFQLKDFTIISNLDGVSHFSIKLMCGVNLYTESIMTKNGFMYAIQEVLNKVTSFNVKVKNFYCTMKYETFSTVRQVNIEVQHECRKFYGVGLTSDIIRSFLQAMIDILNNIWHIKQINKMRLK, from the coding sequence ATGACTCAACAATTAATTATTTTTGATACGACATTGCGTGATGGTGAACAGTCTTTGAAAGCTAGTTTAAGTTCGAAAAAAAAATTAGAAATAGCTTTTGCTCTGGAGCGATTAGGAGTTGATGTTATAGAAGTAGGGTTTCCTGTATCATCGCCTGGTGATTTTAAGTCTACTCTTCTTATATCTAAAAATATTAAAGATTCTAAAATTTGTGGTTTGGCTAGATGTGTATATAAAGATATAGATATAGCTGCTGAAGCTATGAAAGGCGCTAGTGCATTTCGTATTCATATATTTTTAGGTACATCTAATTTACATGTTAAATCTAAATTAAGGAAGACATTTGATGAAATTATAGAAATGGCAGTTTGTTCTATTAAGAGAGCGCGAAAATATACAGATGATGTTGAATTTTCTTGCGAAGATGCAGGAAGAACAAGTTTAGATAATTTATGTCGTATTGTAGAAATAGCAATCCAGTCTGGTGCTACAACTGTTAATATTCCGGATACAGTAGGTTATACTATTCCTAGTCAATTTGAAAATATTATTACTTCTTTGTATCATAGAGTGCCTAACATCGATAATGCTATTATATCTATACATTGTCATAATGACTTAGGTATGGCTGTTGCTAATTCAATTTCAGCTATACAAGCTGGGGCTAGACAAGTAGAAGGTACAATTAATGGGATAGGAGAACGTGCTGGGAATACAGCTTTAGAAGAAGTGATTATGGCTATTAAAATTAGAAAAGATATTTTTCATTTACATACTAACATTAAATATGAAGAAATTTATAATACTAGCAAAATAGTTAGCACAATATGTGGTATGATGATTTCTGCAAACAAAGCGATAGTAGGAAGTAATGCTTTTTCACATTCATCTGGTATTCATCAAGATGGAGTATTAAAAAATAGAAAAAATTATGAAATAATTATTCCTGAAACTATAGGTTTAAAACAAGTTACTTTAAATTTAACATCTCGATCGGGTAGAGCGGCTATTAAGCATTATATGTCTAAAATGGGATATAAGGAAGATATTGATTATGACCTTGGTAATTTGTATAGTTCTTTTCTAAAACTAGCTGATAAAAAAGGACAGGTATTTGATTATGATTTAGAAATATTGGCTTTTTCTAAGTCGTACGGTAAGTTATTTGAACATTTTCAGTTAAAAGATTTTACTATTATTTCAAATTTAGATGGTGTATCTCATTTTTCGATAAAATTGATGTGTGGGGTAAATTTATATACTGAGAGTATAATGACTAAAAATGGATTTATGTACGCAATACAAGAGGTGTTAAACAAAGTTACATCCTTTAACGTAAAAGTAAAGAACTTTTATTGTACAATGAAATATGAAACCTTTAGTACTGTTAGACAAGTTAATATTGAAGTACAACATGAATGTCGTAAATTTTATGGAGTAGGTTTAACTTCTGATATTATCAGATCTTTTTTACAGGCTATGATTGATATACTGAACAATATTTGGCATATAAAACAAATTAATAAAATGAGATTGAAATAA
- the leuD gene encoding 3-isopropylmalate dehydratase small subunit, with amino-acid sequence MSKFVSHIGTVVPLDMSNVDTDAIIPKQFLQKITKLGFGKHLFNDWRYLDDFGRTLNKDFVLNRSCYQDATILLSRENFGCGSSREHAVWALLDYGFKVILASSFADIFYSNSIKNGLLPVVLSKSIVNYLFNMILKYSKTSVTINLMSNTVLVNDQCYQFEINYFYKYCMLNGLDDIDLTIKNVEQIKNYENGIPKFFTSI; translated from the coding sequence ATGTCTAAATTTGTTTCTCATATTGGAACTGTAGTTCCTCTAGATATGTCTAATGTAGATACTGATGCAATTATTCCTAAACAGTTTTTACAAAAGATTACTAAGTTGGGATTTGGAAAACATTTATTTAACGATTGGAGATATTTAGATGATTTTGGTCGTACGTTAAATAAAGATTTTGTTTTAAATAGATCTTGTTATCAAGACGCAACTATTTTGCTTTCGAGAGAAAATTTTGGATGCGGTTCATCAAGAGAACATGCTGTGTGGGCTTTATTAGATTATGGATTTAAAGTAATTTTAGCATCTAGTTTTGCGGATATTTTTTATAGTAACAGTATTAAAAATGGTTTGTTACCTGTTGTATTGTCTAAAAGCATAGTAAATTATTTGTTTAATATGATATTAAAGTATTCTAAAACATCTGTAACAATAAATTTGATGAGTAATACAGTCTTAGTAAACGATCAATGTTATCAATTTGAGATTAATTATTTTTATAAGTACTGTATGTTAAATGGATTAGATGACATAGATTTGACAATAAAGAATGTCGAGCAAATAAAAAATTATGAAAATGGTATTCCTAAATTTTTTACATCTATTTAG